Proteins encoded in a region of the Pseudomonas sp. GOM7 genome:
- the lepA gene encoding translation elongation factor 4: MSDLSHIRNFSIIAHIDHGKSTLADRFIQICGGLSEREMEAQVLDSMDLERERGITIKAHSVTLHYKAQDGKTYQLNFIDTPGHVDFTYEVSRSLAACEGALLVVDAGQGVEAQSVANCYTAIEQGLEVMPVLNKMDLPQAEPERVKDEIEHIIGIDATDAVPCSAKSGMGVEDVLEQLVKVIPPPTGEIEAPLQALIIDSWFDNYLGVVSLVRVRHGRIKKGDKVLVKSTGKVHQVDSVGVFTPKHTATEDLKAGEVGFIIAGIKDIHGAPVGDTLTLSSTPDVDMLPGFKRVKPQVYAGLFPVSSDDFEDFREALQKLTLNDAALQYEPESSDALGFGFRIGFLGMLHMEIIQERLEREYDLDLITTAPTVVFEVELKSGEVVYVDNPSKLPDLASIADMREPIVRANILVPQEHLGNVITLCIEKRGVQRDMQFTGNQVQVSYDLPMNEVVLDFFDRLKSVSRGYASLDYSFDRFESANLIKLDVLINGEKVDALALIVHRDKAHYKGRALTEKMKELIPRQMFDVAIQAAIGGQIVARTTVKALRKNVLAKCYGGDVSRKRKLLEKQKAGKKRMKQVGSVEIPQEAFLAVLKVDS; encoded by the coding sequence GTGAGTGACCTGAGTCATATCCGTAACTTTTCCATCATTGCCCACATCGACCACGGCAAGTCGACCCTGGCGGATCGTTTCATCCAGATCTGCGGCGGCCTGTCCGAGCGGGAAATGGAGGCCCAGGTGCTGGACTCCATGGATCTGGAGCGCGAGCGTGGCATCACCATCAAGGCGCACAGCGTCACCCTGCATTACAAGGCGCAGGACGGTAAGACCTACCAGCTGAATTTCATCGACACCCCCGGCCACGTCGACTTCACCTATGAAGTCAGTCGTTCCCTGGCGGCCTGCGAAGGCGCGCTGCTGGTGGTAGACGCCGGCCAGGGCGTCGAGGCGCAATCGGTCGCCAACTGCTATACCGCCATCGAGCAGGGCCTGGAGGTCATGCCGGTGCTGAACAAGATGGACCTGCCCCAGGCCGAGCCGGAGCGGGTCAAGGACGAGATCGAGCACATCATCGGCATCGACGCCACCGACGCCGTGCCCTGCAGCGCCAAGAGCGGCATGGGCGTGGAGGACGTGCTCGAGCAGCTAGTCAAGGTCATCCCGCCGCCCACCGGCGAGATCGAGGCACCGCTGCAGGCCCTGATCATCGACTCCTGGTTCGACAACTACCTGGGGGTGGTGTCGCTGGTGCGCGTGCGCCATGGCCGCATCAAGAAGGGCGACAAGGTGCTGGTCAAGTCCACCGGCAAGGTGCATCAGGTCGACAGCGTCGGCGTGTTCACCCCCAAGCACACCGCCACCGAAGACCTCAAGGCCGGTGAAGTGGGCTTCATCATCGCCGGCATCAAGGACATTCACGGCGCGCCGGTGGGCGACACCCTGACCCTGTCCAGCACCCCGGACGTGGACATGCTGCCCGGCTTCAAGCGGGTCAAGCCGCAGGTCTATGCCGGCCTGTTCCCGGTCAGCTCCGATGACTTCGAGGATTTCCGCGAGGCCCTGCAGAAGCTGACCCTCAACGACGCCGCGCTGCAGTACGAGCCGGAAAGTTCCGACGCCCTGGGCTTCGGCTTCCGCATCGGCTTCCTCGGCATGCTGCACATGGAGATCATCCAGGAGCGCCTGGAGCGCGAGTACGACCTGGATCTGATCACCACCGCGCCGACCGTGGTCTTCGAGGTGGAGCTCAAGAGCGGCGAGGTGGTCTATGTCGACAACCCGTCCAAGCTGCCGGATCTGGCCTCGATCGCCGACATGCGCGAGCCGATCGTGCGCGCCAATATCCTGGTGCCGCAGGAGCATCTGGGCAACGTCATCACCCTGTGCATCGAGAAGCGCGGTGTGCAGCGCGACATGCAGTTCACCGGCAATCAGGTACAGGTTTCCTACGATCTGCCGATGAATGAGGTGGTTCTGGACTTCTTCGATCGGCTGAAGTCGGTAAGCCGTGGTTATGCGTCGCTCGATTACAGCTTCGACCGTTTCGAGTCGGCTAATCTGATCAAGCTCGATGTGTTGATCAACGGCGAGAAGGTGGATGCCCTGGCACTGATCGTGCATCGCGACAAGGCGCACTACAAAGGCCGCGCCCTGACCGAGAAGATGAAGGAACTGATTCCCCGGCAGATGTTCGATGTCGCCATCCAGGCGGCCATCGGCGGCCAGATCGTGGCCCGTACCACGGTCAAGGCGCTGCGCAAGAACGTATTGGCCAAGTGCTACGGTGGTGACGTCAGCCGTAAGCGCAAGCTGCTGGAGAAGCAGAAGGCCGGTAAGAAACGTATGAAACAGGTGGGCAGTGTGGAGATTCCGCAGGAAGCCTTCCTTGCCGTACTGAAAGTGGATAGCTAA
- the lepB gene encoding signal peptidase I, translated as MSINFPLLLVIAVAVCGFLALIDLILLAPRRRSAIAAYQGRVDEPDERVLERLSKEPVLVEYGKSFFPVLAIVLVLRSFLVEPFQIPSGSMKPTLEVGDFILVNKFAYGIRLPVLDTKVIEVGDPQRGDVMVFRYPSDPSINYIKRVVGLPGDRIEYTQGKRLLINGEPVAEKLIGEEPGSLGSATLYQERLGQVEHVIRKEMTRMRREPGGQWVVPEGHYFMMGDNRDNSNDSRFWRDRHIPKELWGMVPDDHIVGKAFAIWMSWPEPKTSHLPNFSRVGLIH; from the coding sequence ATGTCGATCAATTTCCCGCTTCTGTTGGTTATCGCCGTCGCCGTTTGCGGCTTTCTCGCGCTGATCGATCTGATCCTGCTGGCGCCTCGGCGCCGCTCGGCGATTGCAGCCTATCAGGGGCGTGTCGACGAGCCCGATGAGCGGGTGCTCGAACGCCTGAGCAAGGAGCCAGTGCTGGTCGAGTACGGCAAGTCCTTCTTCCCGGTGCTGGCCATCGTCCTGGTGCTGCGCTCGTTTCTGGTCGAACCGTTCCAGATTCCGTCCGGGTCGATGAAGCCGACCCTGGAAGTGGGCGATTTCATCCTGGTCAACAAGTTTGCCTACGGCATCCGCCTGCCGGTGCTCGATACCAAGGTGATCGAGGTCGGTGATCCGCAGCGTGGCGATGTCATGGTGTTCCGCTACCCCAGCGACCCGAGCATCAACTATATCAAGCGCGTGGTGGGCTTGCCGGGTGATCGCATCGAGTACACCCAGGGCAAGCGCCTGCTGATCAACGGTGAGCCGGTGGCGGAGAAATTGATCGGCGAGGAGCCGGGTAGCCTCGGCAGTGCGACCCTGTATCAGGAGCGCCTGGGTCAAGTGGAGCACGTCATCCGCAAGGAAATGACCCGCATGCGCCGCGAGCCAGGTGGCCAGTGGGTGGTGCCGGAGGGACACTATTTCATGATGGGCGACAACCGCGACAACTCCAACGACAGCCGTTTCTGGCGTGATCGCCATATTCCCAAGGAGCTGTGGGGCATGGTTCCGGACGACCATATCGTCGGCAAGGCCTTCGCCATCTGGATGAGCTGGCCGGAACCCAAGACCAGCCATCTGCCCAACTTCTCCCGCGTCGGCCTGATTCATTGA
- a CDS encoding DUF4845 domain-containing protein, producing the protein MTFARSQQGLSILGWLVTLAVVAFFASTAFKVLPHYLDYMSMEKIITSVETDKAADVRTVGDFYNHLSKGMQVNNIRDLNLRDAVKVTLENNEFRVHLKYEKREPLIENLDLVVNFDKEFRVRMP; encoded by the coding sequence ATGACTTTCGCGCGTTCGCAGCAGGGGCTTTCCATTCTCGGCTGGCTGGTGACTCTGGCCGTCGTTGCATTCTTCGCCAGCACCGCGTTCAAGGTGCTGCCGCATTACCTGGACTACATGTCCATGGAAAAGATCATCACCTCGGTGGAAACCGACAAGGCGGCTGACGTGCGTACCGTGGGGGATTTCTACAATCACCTGAGCAAGGGCATGCAGGTCAACAACATCCGCGACCTGAACCTGCGCGACGCCGTGAAGGTGACTCTGGAGAACAACGAGTTCCGGGTGCACCTGAAGTACGAGAAGCGTGAGCCGCTGATCGAGAACCTCGATCTGGTGGTCAATTTCGATAAAGAATTTCGTGTACGAATGCCGTGA
- the rnc gene encoding ribonuclease III, protein MSPDLSRLERKLGYSFKNQDLMLLALTHRSFAGRNNERLEFLGDAILNFVAGEALFERFAQAREGQLSRLRARLVKGETLAVLARGFELGDYLRLGSGELKSGGFRRESILADALEALIGAIYLDAGMDAARERVLAWLSSELDGLTLVDTNKDPKTRLQEFLQSRACELPRYEVVDIQGEPHCRTFMVECQVSLLNEKTLGQGGSRRIAEQVAAAAALIALGVENGND, encoded by the coding sequence GTGAGTCCTGATCTTTCCCGTCTCGAGCGCAAGCTCGGTTACAGCTTCAAGAACCAGGATCTTATGCTCCTGGCCCTGACCCATCGCAGCTTCGCCGGCCGCAACAACGAGCGGCTGGAATTTCTCGGTGATGCCATCCTCAACTTCGTCGCTGGCGAGGCGCTGTTCGAGCGCTTCGCCCAGGCCCGCGAAGGTCAGCTTTCGCGGCTGCGGGCGCGCTTGGTCAAGGGTGAGACCCTGGCCGTGCTGGCCCGTGGCTTCGAGCTGGGCGACTACCTACGGTTGGGTTCCGGCGAGCTGAAAAGCGGCGGCTTCCGCCGTGAGTCGATCCTCGCCGATGCCCTCGAGGCACTGATCGGCGCCATCTACCTGGACGCCGGTATGGACGCGGCGCGCGAGCGCGTGCTGGCCTGGCTGAGCAGCGAGCTCGATGGCCTGACCCTGGTGGACACCAACAAGGATCCCAAGACGCGCCTGCAGGAGTTCCTGCAGTCGCGCGCCTGCGAGCTGCCTCGTTACGAGGTGGTGGATATTCAGGGCGAGCCGCACTGCCGCACCTTCATGGTCGAGTGTCAGGTATCGCTGCTCAATGAAAAGACCCTGGGCCAGGGCGGCAGCCGGCGTATCGCCGAGCAGGTCGCTGCGGCCGCGGCGCTGATCGCTCTCGGGGTGGAGAATGGCAATGACTGA
- the era gene encoding GTPase Era, which translates to MAMTDAPVTRCGYVAIVGRPNVGKSTLLNHILGQKLAITSRKPQTTRHNMLGIKTEGDVQAVYVDTPGLHKNNDKALNRYMNRSASTALKDVDVVVFVVDRMRWTDEDQLVLEKVQHVKCPILLAVNKADRLEDKSELLPHLNWLAEQLPQAEIVPISALQGQNLDTLEKLVGERLPESEHFYPEDQITDRSSRFLAAELIREKIMRQLGAELPYQITVEIEEFKQDGPILHIHGLILVERDGQKKIIIGDKGERIKRIGQEARKDMETLFDSKVMLNLWVKVKGGWSDDERALRSLGYLD; encoded by the coding sequence ATGGCAATGACTGATGCACCTGTGACCCGCTGCGGCTACGTCGCCATCGTCGGCCGGCCCAACGTGGGCAAGTCGACGCTGCTCAACCACATCCTCGGGCAAAAGCTGGCGATCACCTCGCGCAAGCCGCAGACCACCCGTCACAACATGCTCGGGATCAAGACCGAGGGGGATGTTCAAGCCGTCTACGTCGACACCCCCGGTTTGCACAAGAACAACGACAAGGCGCTCAACCGCTACATGAACCGCAGCGCGTCCACCGCGTTGAAGGACGTCGACGTGGTGGTGTTCGTGGTCGACCGCATGCGCTGGACCGACGAGGATCAACTGGTGCTGGAGAAGGTGCAGCACGTCAAATGCCCGATCCTCCTGGCAGTGAACAAGGCTGATCGCCTGGAAGACAAGAGCGAGCTGCTGCCGCACCTGAACTGGCTGGCCGAGCAACTGCCGCAGGCCGAGATCGTGCCGATCTCCGCGCTGCAGGGGCAGAACCTCGACACCCTGGAGAAGCTGGTGGGCGAGCGCCTGCCGGAGTCCGAGCATTTCTATCCGGAAGACCAGATCACCGACCGCTCCAGCCGCTTCCTGGCGGCCGAGCTGATCCGCGAGAAGATCATGCGCCAGCTCGGTGCCGAGCTGCCGTACCAGATCACCGTGGAGATCGAGGAGTTCAAGCAGGACGGCCCGATCCTGCATATCCACGGGCTGATTCTGGTGGAGCGCGACGGGCAGAAGAAAATCATCATCGGCGACAAGGGCGAGCGCATCAAACGTATCGGCCAGGAAGCACGCAAGGACATGGAGACCCTGTTCGACTCCAAGGTGATGCTCAACCTCTGGGTCAAGGTCAAGGGCGGCTGGTCCGACGACGAACGCGCCCTACGTTCGCTGGGTTACCTGGATTGA
- the recO gene encoding DNA repair protein RecO, whose amino-acid sequence MQLAAYVLHSRPYKESSALVDFFTAQGRVRAVLRAARGKVGSIARPFAPLELELRGRGELKTVGRLESTGIPLLLSGEALFSGLYLNELLIRLLPAEDPHPVMLEHYALTLQALAAGRPLEPLLRAFEWRLLDDLGYGFALDRDQHDQPIDPAGLYRWQQDLGLVPVLQLQPGVFQGRELLAMAEADWQTPGALAAAKRLMRQALAPHLGGRPLVSRELFMTLKEPKRD is encoded by the coding sequence GTGCAGCTTGCCGCTTATGTCTTGCATAGCCGCCCCTACAAGGAAAGCAGCGCCCTGGTGGACTTCTTCACCGCTCAGGGGCGGGTACGGGCGGTACTGCGTGCCGCGCGCGGCAAGGTGGGCAGCATCGCCCGGCCATTCGCGCCGCTGGAACTGGAGCTGCGCGGGCGTGGCGAGCTGAAGACCGTTGGCCGTCTGGAAAGCACCGGCATCCCGTTGCTGCTGAGCGGCGAGGCGCTGTTTTCCGGCCTCTACCTCAATGAGCTGCTGATCCGCCTGCTGCCGGCCGAAGATCCGCACCCTGTGATGCTCGAACATTACGCCCTGACCCTGCAGGCGCTGGCCGCCGGGCGGCCGCTGGAGCCCTTGCTGCGTGCGTTTGAATGGCGCTTGCTGGATGACTTGGGCTATGGTTTCGCCCTGGATCGCGACCAGCACGATCAGCCCATCGATCCCGCCGGCCTGTATCGCTGGCAGCAGGATCTCGGCCTGGTGCCGGTGTTGCAATTGCAGCCTGGAGTATTCCAAGGGCGCGAGCTGCTGGCCATGGCCGAGGCCGACTGGCAGACGCCAGGCGCCCTGGCCGCCGCCAAGCGCCTGATGCGCCAGGCGCTGGCCCCCCATCTTGGTGGCAGACCGCTGGTCAGCCGCGAACTTTTCATGACGCTCAAGGAGCCCAAGCGTGACTGA
- the pdxJ gene encoding pyridoxine 5'-phosphate synthase: MTEANRILLGVNIDHVATLRQARGTRYPDPVKAALDAEEAGADGITVHLREDRRHIQDRDVRVLADVLQTRMNFEMGVTDFMLGFAEQIRPAHVCLVPETRQELTTEGGLDVAGQEARIAAAVERLSLAGCEVSLFIDAEERQIEAAMRVGAPAIELHTGRYADAHTAEEAAQELARIRDGVICGLNHGLIVNAGHGLHYHNVEAVAAIMGINELNIGHALVSHALFVGFKQAVAEMKALIVAAANRG, translated from the coding sequence GTGACTGAGGCCAATCGTATTCTGCTAGGTGTCAACATCGATCACGTTGCCACCTTGCGCCAGGCGCGTGGCACGCGCTACCCCGATCCGGTCAAGGCTGCGCTGGACGCCGAAGAGGCGGGGGCCGACGGCATCACCGTGCACCTGCGCGAAGACCGCCGGCACATTCAGGATCGCGACGTGCGGGTGCTGGCCGACGTGTTGCAGACGCGAATGAACTTCGAGATGGGCGTCACCGATTTCATGCTCGGTTTCGCCGAGCAGATTCGCCCGGCACATGTCTGCCTGGTGCCGGAAACCCGCCAGGAGCTGACCACCGAAGGCGGCCTGGACGTGGCCGGGCAGGAGGCGCGCATCGCCGCCGCCGTGGAGCGCCTGTCGCTGGCGGGGTGCGAGGTGTCGCTGTTCATCGACGCCGAGGAACGGCAGATCGAGGCGGCCATGCGCGTCGGCGCGCCGGCCATCGAGCTGCACACCGGGCGCTACGCCGATGCCCACACGGCAGAGGAGGCGGCCCAGGAGCTGGCGCGCATCCGCGATGGCGTCATCTGCGGCTTGAACCATGGCCTGATCGTCAACGCCGGCCATGGCCTGCACTATCACAATGTCGAGGCTGTGGCGGCGATCATGGGCATCAATGAGCTGAACATCGGCCACGCGCTGGTCTCCCATGCCCTGTTCGTCGGCTTCAAGCAGGCGGTGGCGGAGATGAAAGCGCTGATCGTCGCGGCGGCCAATCGCGGCTGA
- a CDS encoding LysR substrate-binding domain-containing protein, whose translation MNAIAPTPLPLLESDVLRTFVAIADSGSFTRTAAQVFRSTAAVSLQIKRLEETLGQRLFTREARRVQLTAEGELLLGYARRLLKLNEEAVARFLTPTLSGRVRFGTPNDIGDRVLPGVLTLFAHSHPAVEVEVNVGRSVDLVAKLDAGELDLTLINAGCDGLDDSRGEVIYSEELVWAGRDGGLALQRSPLPLALANPGCPWRRMALDALDRQGLSYRIAYSCEQCAGQEAAMTADLAIAPFPRNLVKPPLRRLGTEQGLPPLGEYHIKLIRGHQLNEAIEALARQMVQAFAQG comes from the coding sequence ATGAATGCTATAGCACCCACGCCCCTGCCGCTGCTGGAAAGCGATGTACTGCGCACCTTTGTCGCCATCGCCGACAGCGGCAGCTTCACCCGCACCGCCGCCCAGGTGTTTCGCAGCACGGCAGCCGTCAGCCTGCAGATCAAGCGTCTGGAGGAAACCCTCGGCCAGCGTCTGTTCACCCGCGAAGCCAGGCGCGTGCAACTGACTGCCGAGGGCGAACTGCTGCTGGGCTACGCCAGGCGCCTGCTCAAGCTCAACGAGGAGGCCGTCGCGCGCTTTCTGACGCCGACCTTGAGCGGCCGCGTGCGCTTCGGCACGCCGAACGATATCGGCGACCGCGTGCTGCCCGGCGTATTGACCCTGTTCGCCCACAGCCACCCCGCGGTAGAGGTGGAGGTCAACGTCGGGCGCAGCGTGGATCTGGTGGCGAAGCTGGATGCCGGCGAGCTGGATCTGACCCTGATCAACGCCGGCTGCGATGGCCTGGACGACTCGCGCGGCGAAGTCATCTATTCCGAGGAACTGGTCTGGGCGGGGCGTGACGGCGGCCTGGCACTGCAGCGCTCGCCTTTGCCGTTGGCGCTGGCCAACCCGGGTTGTCCCTGGCGGCGAATGGCGCTCGACGCGCTGGATCGCCAGGGTCTGAGCTACCGAATTGCCTATTCCTGCGAGCAGTGCGCCGGCCAGGAGGCAGCGATGACCGCCGACCTGGCCATCGCCCCCTTCCCGCGCAACCTGGTCAAACCGCCGCTACGCCGACTCGGTACGGAACAGGGTTTGCCACCGCTGGGTGAGTACCATATCAAGCTGATTCGCGGTCACCAGCTCAACGAGGCTATCGAGGCACTCGCCAGACAGATGGTTCAGGCGTTCGCGCAAGGCTGA
- the cmoB gene encoding tRNA 5-methoxyuridine(34)/uridine 5-oxyacetic acid(34) synthase CmoB yields MMRDLDLDALQAQLAGTPLQEWAADLPGQLDAKLAIGHGDLARWYGAVQALPPLPVSEVELAQRFAFGGACDETTRVQLKTALQGLIPWRKGPFELFGVHVDTEWRSDWKWQRVAPHLELAGKRILDVGCGNGYYMWRMLGAGADSVVGIDPNWLFLCQFLAMKRYLADQPVWHLPLAFEELPAKLQGFDTVFSMGVLYHRRSPIDHLLDLKDALVKGGKLVLETLVVEGDAEQVLVPEDRYAQMRNVWFLPSVPALERWLRRAGFEDVRCVDVSTTSVEEQRATEWMRFQSLPEFLDPADHSRTVEGLPAPTRAVLIARKP; encoded by the coding sequence ATGATGCGCGACCTGGATCTCGACGCCCTGCAGGCGCAACTGGCTGGCACTCCGCTGCAGGAGTGGGCAGCCGATCTGCCCGGCCAGCTCGACGCCAAACTGGCCATCGGCCACGGCGACCTGGCGCGCTGGTACGGCGCAGTGCAGGCGCTGCCGCCACTGCCGGTGAGCGAAGTGGAACTGGCCCAGCGCTTTGCCTTTGGCGGTGCCTGCGACGAGACCACACGTGTCCAGTTGAAGACCGCCCTGCAGGGCTTGATTCCCTGGCGCAAGGGGCCGTTCGAGCTGTTCGGCGTGCATGTCGACACCGAATGGCGCTCGGACTGGAAATGGCAGCGCGTCGCCCCGCATCTGGAGCTGGCCGGTAAGCGCATCCTCGATGTCGGCTGCGGCAACGGCTACTACATGTGGCGCATGCTCGGTGCAGGCGCCGACAGCGTGGTCGGTATCGACCCCAACTGGCTGTTCCTCTGCCAGTTCCTGGCGATGAAGCGCTACCTGGCGGATCAACCGGTCTGGCACCTGCCGTTGGCCTTCGAGGAACTGCCAGCCAAGCTGCAGGGCTTCGACACGGTGTTCTCCATGGGCGTGCTGTACCACCGCCGCTCGCCCATCGACCACCTGCTCGACCTCAAGGACGCCCTGGTCAAAGGCGGCAAACTGGTGCTGGAAACCCTGGTAGTGGAAGGCGATGCCGAACAGGTACTGGTGCCCGAGGATCGCTACGCGCAGATGCGCAACGTCTGGTTCCTGCCCTCGGTGCCGGCGCTGGAGCGCTGGCTGCGCCGCGCCGGCTTCGAGGACGTGCGCTGCGTCGACGTCAGCACCACCTCGGTGGAAGAACAGCGCGCCACCGAGTGGATGCGCTTCCAGTCGCTGCCCGAATTCCTCGACCCAGCCGACCACAGCCGCACCGTCGAAGGCCTGCCGGCGCCGACCCGCGCCGTACTGATCGCACGCAAGCCGTAG
- the cmoA gene encoding carboxy-S-adenosyl-L-methionine synthase CmoA, whose translation MSQEPDRLFAQPLAEVPDFVFNEDVVRVFPDMIKRSVPGYPTIVENIGVLAGQFAQPHTRLYDLGASLGAVTQALRRHVRADGCQVIAVDNSPAMVKRCREYLHAQDAMFQELLPVQVIEADILALELQPASLVTLNFTLQFIPPERRLELLTRIRQALLPGGALILSEKLRFEDAAEHELLTELHLAFKRANGYSELEIAQKRSAIEKVMLPDSLEQHRERLLAAGFSKVLPWFQCLNFASLVALP comes from the coding sequence GTGAGCCAAGAACCCGACCGCCTGTTCGCCCAGCCCCTGGCCGAAGTGCCCGATTTCGTCTTCAACGAGGATGTGGTGCGGGTCTTCCCCGACATGATCAAGCGCTCGGTGCCCGGCTACCCCACCATAGTCGAGAACATCGGCGTGCTCGCCGGCCAGTTCGCCCAGCCACACACCCGGCTGTATGACCTCGGCGCCTCGCTCGGTGCGGTGACCCAGGCCCTGCGCCGCCATGTGCGCGCCGATGGCTGTCAGGTGATCGCAGTGGACAACTCGCCGGCCATGGTCAAACGCTGCCGCGAGTACCTGCACGCGCAGGACGCCATGTTCCAGGAGCTGCTGCCGGTGCAGGTGATCGAGGCCGACATTCTCGCCCTCGAGTTGCAGCCCGCCTCGCTGGTGACACTGAACTTCACCCTGCAATTCATCCCGCCAGAGCGCCGTCTGGAACTGCTCACGCGTATCCGCCAAGCCCTGTTACCGGGCGGCGCGCTGATCCTCTCGGAAAAACTGCGCTTCGAGGACGCCGCCGAGCACGAGCTGCTCACCGAGCTGCACCTGGCCTTCAAGCGCGCCAACGGCTACAGCGAACTGGAAATCGCCCAGAAGCGCAGCGCCATCGAGAAGGTGATGCTGCCCGACAGCCTCGAGCAGCATCGCGAACGGCTATTGGCTGCCGGTTTCAGCAAGGTGCTGCCCTGGTTCCAGTGCCTGAACTTCGCCTCGCTGGTGGCCCTGCCATGA
- a CDS encoding lysoplasmalogenase produces MRWLLLGLAGAAVFLYGRISGDAQLSLLSKGIPVIVLLLWLRQAPASTYRRWISIGLLFSLVGDILLDWPGDLFVFGLGAFLLAHLAYLRAYCSDSRRPALPALLLALVAGGAMFTVLASSGLGELLIPVACYATAICLMLWRALARLGHPDLQPRSTWLAAGGAALFVLSDSLIGIDRFVVSFDAAPYAIILTYWLGQWGITASAFERQNA; encoded by the coding sequence ATGCGTTGGTTGCTGCTCGGTCTGGCGGGTGCTGCGGTCTTTCTCTACGGCCGAATCAGCGGCGATGCACAACTGAGCCTGCTGTCCAAGGGCATTCCGGTAATCGTCCTGCTGCTCTGGCTACGCCAGGCGCCAGCTAGCACCTACCGGCGCTGGATCAGCATTGGCCTGCTGTTTTCCCTGGTGGGCGACATCCTGCTGGACTGGCCTGGCGATCTGTTCGTGTTCGGCCTCGGTGCCTTTCTCCTCGCTCATCTGGCCTACCTGCGCGCCTACTGCTCCGACAGTCGTCGTCCGGCTCTGCCTGCCCTGCTGCTGGCACTGGTTGCCGGTGGCGCGATGTTCACCGTGCTGGCCAGCAGCGGCCTGGGCGAACTGCTGATTCCGGTGGCCTGCTATGCCACGGCGATCTGCCTGATGCTCTGGCGCGCCCTGGCCCGCCTCGGCCACCCTGACCTGCAACCGCGCTCCACCTGGCTCGCTGCGGGCGGCGCGGCGCTGTTCGTGCTGTCCGACAGCCTCATCGGCATCGACCGCTTCGTCGTCAGCTTCGACGCCGCCCCCTACGCCATCATCCTCACCTACTGGCTCGGCCAGTGGGGCATCACGGCCTCGGCCTTCGAGCGTCAGAACGCCTGA